From Eptesicus fuscus isolate TK198812 chromosome 14, DD_ASM_mEF_20220401, whole genome shotgun sequence, one genomic window encodes:
- the LMOD2 gene encoding leiomodin-2, which produces MSTFGYRRGLSKYESIDEDELLASLSAEELKELERELEDIEPDRNLPVGLRQKSLTEKTPTGNFSREALMAYWEKESQKLLEKERLGECGKVAEEDKEESEEELIFTESNSEVSEEVYTEEEEAEEEQEEEEEEEEKRKEEEEEDSPEEESAAEDEKAINGTVNYDGVNPDDARPKTFKSQLENISLTNGHGGKHTESPAALHPSGNPTVIEEALAKIRNNDPDTREVNLNNIENITPQTLARFAEALRANTVVRTFSLANTHADDSAAAAIAEMLQVNRHITSVNIESNFVTGKGVLAIMRALQHNAVLTELRFHNQRHIMGSQVEMEIVKLLRENTTLLRLGYHFELPGPRMSMTSLLTRNMDQQRQKRRQEQKQQEGADGGAQLRTAVWPRGTPGSSPYASPRQSPWSSPKLPKKVPTVRSRPPSPAAPPPPPPPPPPPPPAPAPHRLPPPPPPPPPPLPEKKLITRNIAEVIKQQESAQLALQNGQKKKKGKRVKKQPKNVLKEIKNALRPVQEKKTEDSYRPSTPQRSAHDSLMEAIRGSSLRQLRRVEVPDALR; this is translated from the exons ATGTCTACCTTCGGCTACAGGAGAGGACTTAGTAAATATGAATCCATCGACGAGGACGAGCTCCTGGCTTCCCTGTCGGCCGAGGAGCTGAAGGAGCTGGAGAGGGAGTTGGAAGACATTGAACCTGACCGCAACCTTCCGGTGGGGCTCCGACAGAAGAGTCTGACGGAGAAGACCCCCACGGGGAATTTCAGCCGGGAGGCGCTGATGGCCTATTGGGAAAAGGAGTCCCAGAAGCTGCTGGAGAAGGAGCGGCTGGGGGAGTGTGGAAAG GTTGCAGAAGAAGACAAAGAGGAGAGTGAGGAAGAGCTGATTTTTACTGAAAGTAACAGTGAGGTGTCCGAGGAGGTGTACACCgaagaggaggaggcggaggaggagcaggaggaggaggaggaagaggaggagaagaggaaggaggaagaggaggaggacagcCCTGAGGAGGAGAGCGCAGCGGAAGACGAGAAAGCTATCAATGGCACTGTAAACTACGATGGTGTCAACCCCGACGACGCCAGGCCGAAGACTTTTAAAAGTCAATTAGAAAACATCAGTCTGACCAACGGCCACGGTGGGAAGCACACGGAGTCGCCGGCCGCCCTCCACCCCAGCGGGAACCCCACGGTGATCGAGGAGGCCTTGGCGAAGATCCGGAACAACGACCCGGACACCCGCGAGGTCAACCTGAACAACATCGAGAACATCACGCCGCAGACGCTCGCCCGCTTCGCCGAGGCCCTGCGGGCCAACACGGTGGTGCGGACCTTCAGCCTGGCCAACACGCACGCGGACGACAGCGCGGCCGCGGCCATCGCCGAGATGCTCCAGGTCAACCGGCACATCACCAGCGTCAACATCGAGTCCAACTTCGTCACGGGCAAGGGCGTGCTGGCCATCATGAGGGCGCTGCAGCACAACGCGGTGCTCACCGAGCTGCGCTTCCACAACCAGCGCCACATCATGGGCAGCCAGGTGGAGATGGAGATCGTGAAGCTGCTCAGGGAGAACACCACGCTGCTGCGCCTGGGCTACCACTTCGAGCTCCCGGGGCCGCGGATGAGCATGACCAGCCTCCTGACGCGCAACATGGACCAGCAGAGGCAGAAGCGCAGGCAGGAGCAGAAGCAGCAGGAGGGCGCTGACGGGGGCGCCCAACTCAGGACCGCGGTCTGGCCCAGGGGAACGCCCGGCTCTTCGCCTTATGCATCGCCCAGGCAGTCTCCCTGGTCATCCCCCAAACTCCCCAAGAAAGTCCCCACCGTGAGGAGCCGCCCCCCGTccccggcggccccgcccccgccccctccgccgccgccgccgccgcctcccgctcccgctccgcACAGgctgccgcccccgccgccgccgccgccgccgccgctccccgAGAAAAAGCTCATCACCCGCAACATCGCCGAGGTCATCAAACAACAGGAGAGTGCCCAGCTGGCTTTACAAAatggacagaaaaagaaaaaagggaaaagggtTAAGAAACAGCCGAAAAATGtcctaaaggaaataaaaaatgcctTGAGGCCCGTGCaggagaagaaaacagaagacaGTTACCGACCGTCTACCCCACAGAGATCTGCCCACGACAGCCTCATGGAAGCGATTCGGGGGAGCAGCCTAAGGCAGCTGAGGCGG GTGGAAGTTCCAGACGCTCTGCGATAA